The Streptomyces noursei ATCC 11455 sequence GAGGCGTGCGGAACGTCGGCGGCGCGAGACATCAGTTGGTTCACCCGTTGAAGGTTACGGGGCCGAACGGGGCAACTGTCCCTCGATCAACAAAAGTTCAGCCCGTCAGGGGAAGAAATTTTAGGCAGCCGGGTGCATGGACGGTTTTTGGTACGGGTATGAAGGAGGGCTTTATCAGGGCCTCATCAGGGCTTCATCACTCACCGTCAGGTTCGGTCAGGTCCTCCCTCGCAAACGGGTGGGGGCACCTCCCGCTTGCGGGGGAGCGCCCCCATCCCGGGCAGTCGCCGTACGTCCTGGGCGGTGCCGGTGACGTCGTCGAGGAACCCCTGGGCGCGCGGGGAGGCGTGCGCGGTGAGCCAGGCGGGGTCGATGTCGCAGACCGCGACCTGGACTCCGGTTCCCTGGAGGGCCAGTGGCAGGGTGTGGACGACGGTGGAGGGGAAGCTGAGGACCAGCCGGCCCACCGGGCCGCGGCGCGCGATCAGTTCCAGGGGGAGGTCGGGGCGGACCACCTCCAGCCCGGTCTCGGTGGCCAGGCGGTGGAGCTTGCCGGTGCGTTCCCGGCGGTGGGCGAAGTAGCGGGTGGCGCCGTGCGCACGGGCCAGGTCGGCGACCGCGGCCAGGTAGCGGTCGGTGTCGACGACGCCGGTCTCCACCAGCGAGGTGCCGACGATGTCGGCGGTGCGGGTCAGGCGGGGCGGGCCGAAGCGGCCGCGGGTCCAGGCGAAGTCGTTGGCGGTGACCGCCATGCCCTCGGGCGCCTGGACCGGCATGGAGCTGAAGAGGGCGACGGTGCGGCGGCGCCGGGCGCCCTCGGGGCCGGGGGTCAGACGGCGGCGGGCCGCGGCGGCGAACGGTGCGAAGACCAGGTCGCGGGGGCCGCGCCCGGAGCCGTGCCGGTGCCAGCGCACCAGCCTTTCGCCGCGGGCGAGTTGGCCGATGAACTCCATGGTGGCGGTGCCGTCGTCGACCACGACCAGGTCGCGGGCCCGGGTGAGGCCGAGGAGCAGTTGGACGTAGCGGGAGAAGGGGTCGCCGAGGACGATCCGGCCGGCCCGGCGGAGCAGCGGGGTGAGACCGCCGATGGTGCGCAGCGGGGCGGTGGTGCCGCCGCGGGCCTCCTCCCAGCGGACGGTGTGGCCCTCGTCGCGGGCGAGTTCGACCATCCGGCGCAGCTGACCGCGGGTCATCGGGTCGTGCGGGGCGAGCACCACGACGGTGAGCGCGGCGGGCTGGTCGGCGCCGACCCGGGTGTGCGCCCATTCGAGGACGTTCAGCAGCTGGACCGGGCTCTCGACGAAGGCGAGGGTGCCGGTGTCCGCACCGGCGGTGTCCGCAGAGGCCGTGGTCATGTCGTCACCGGTGGGTTCGGTCCGCTTGCGCTGCCGGGGGACGCCGAGGAGACGGCGGGTGGGAGTCCCCGCCGTCTCCTCGGGCGGGACCTCGGCGCCGGCGGCGCAGGTCCCTTCGGGTGAGCTCACGTGGCGAACTCCTGTCGGCGTGGGGCCGGTCAGACGGCGGCCGGCTCGCGGTCGGCGGCCTCGGCGGCCTCCTCCTCGGCGACCACGCCGGCGACCCGGCGCAGCTTCTTCATCGGGCCGAGCTCGCTCTCGTAGACCTTCTTGACGCCGTCGCCGAGGGACTCCTCGATGGTGCGGATGTCGCGGACCAGGCGGGTCAGGCCCTGCGGCTCGACGGAGGCGGCCTGGTCGGAGCCCCACATGGCACGGTCGAGGGTGATGTGCCGCTCGACGAAGGTGGCGCCGAGGGCGACCGCGGCGAGGGTGGTCTGCAGGCCGGTCTCGTGGCCGCTGTAGCCGATCGGCACGTTGGGGTACTCGGCCTGGAGGGTGTGGATCATGCGGAGGTTGAGCTCTTCGGCCTTGGCCGGGTAGGTGCTGGTGGCGTGGCAGAGGACGATGTTGTCGCTGCCCAGAACCTCGACGGCGTGCCGGATCTGCTTGGGGGTGGACATCCCGGTGGAGAGGATGACGGCGCGGCCGGTGGCGCGCAGGGCGCGCAGCAGCTCGTCGTCGGTGAGCGAGGCGGAGGCCACCTTGTAGCAGGGCACGTCGAACTTCTCCAGGAAGGCGACGGACTCGACGTCCCAGGGGGAGGCGAACCACGCGATGCCGCGCTTCCTGGAGTACTCGTCGATGGCGCGGTAGCCGTCCTCGTCGAACTCCACGCGGTGGCGGTAGTCGATGTAGGTCATCCGGCCCCAGGGGGTGTCGCGCTCGATGTCCCACTGATCGCGCGGGGTGCAGATCTCGGGGGTCCGCTTCTGGAACTTGACCGCGTCGCAGCCGGCGTCCGCGGCGGCGTCGATCAGCGCGAAGGCGTTCTCCAGGTCGCCGTTGTGGTTGATGCCGATCTCGCCGGTGACGTAGACGGGGCGGCCGGGGCCGACCAGGCGGTCGCCGAGGGAGCGGAGGCGGGCGTTGCTGCTCATGGGAGGTTCCTTCGTTCTGTTCGGGGAGGTGCTTCGGGGGTGGTGGCTGGGGGCGGTGGTTCGGGGGCGGTGTCGGGGGTGCGGGCGGGACGGGTGCCT is a genomic window containing:
- a CDS encoding N-acetylneuraminate synthase family protein, which codes for MSSNARLRSLGDRLVGPGRPVYVTGEIGINHNGDLENAFALIDAAADAGCDAVKFQKRTPEICTPRDQWDIERDTPWGRMTYIDYRHRVEFDEDGYRAIDEYSRKRGIAWFASPWDVESVAFLEKFDVPCYKVASASLTDDELLRALRATGRAVILSTGMSTPKQIRHAVEVLGSDNIVLCHATSTYPAKAEELNLRMIHTLQAEYPNVPIGYSGHETGLQTTLAAVALGATFVERHITLDRAMWGSDQAASVEPQGLTRLVRDIRTIEESLGDGVKKVYESELGPMKKLRRVAGVVAEEEAAEAADREPAAV